The Pyxidicoccus trucidator genome segment AGAGATGCCTTCACCGCCACCCCGGGCGAGGACGCCGCCGTCACCCCGGCGGTGCTCGCGGACATCCAGGGCATCCTGCTCAACGTGGACGGCGTGCGGAGCTTCAAGGCCCGCCGCACCATGGTGGACATCCTCAAGTCCATGCAGAGCCTGCCCGCGTACCTCGCCCTGCGGGATGCCCGGGACACGCTGACCGCGGGACTGGGCTCGCTGAGCGGCGCCGAGCGGGCGCAGGCGGAAGACCTGCTCGCCCGCGTCCACGCCGCGCTGTCGCCGTACTACCAGTGAGCTGAGCCACGGCGCCGGGGACCGGAGGCCCGCGGGAGCACGCCCGCGGACACCGGCTTCCCCGGAGTCGGGTTGGGAGGCCCGGGCACGGTTGGCCCGGGTGTCCCCCTGAAGCACCGGACATAGGCGACAATGGGGCACCGCCCCGCTCCGGGCGGCCCCATCCGAGGAGACACCGTGGCCGTCGATCCGAACCGCGCCGACATCCAACGCTTCGTGCAGGAAGACCCGGGAGGCCCCGTGGTCATGCTGAACCTGGTGCGCTTCAAGGAGGGAGGCCGGGCGTCCTACGCGGAGTACGCGAGCGCCGTCATGCCCTTCCTCCTCAAGGCCGGCGGCCAGCCGCTCTACGCGGGAGATGGCTCCACCGCGCTGGTGGCCGAGTCCGGACAGTCCTGGGACGCCGTGCTGCTGGTGCGCTATCCCAGCCGAGCGGCGTTCCTGCAGATGGTCGAGGACCCGGAGTACCAGCGCATCTCCCACCTGCGCACCGCCGCGCTCCAGGAGGCCGTGCTCCAGGCCACCTCGCCCTGGGCGACCTCGCCGAAGCCCTGAGCCACGGCGCCGGCCGGGGACTCAGGTCGCGGCCTTCAGCCGCAGGTCCGCCGTGGGCGCGAACGTGGGCGGACGGCGGTGGCGGGAGGCCTGCTCGTAGGCGTAGGCGAGCTTCAGCAGCGTCGGCTCGCTCCACGCCCGGCCAATGAAGGACATGCCCACCGGCAGCCCGAAGACGTAGCCGACGGGCACGGTGAGGGTGGCATAGCCGGAGACGGCCGCTGGCGTGGAGCTGCTGCCCAGCCAGTGGTCGCCGTTCACCAGGTCGATGAGGCCCGGAGGCGCCTGCGTGGGGGCGACGAGCGCGTCCAGCCGGTGCTTCGCCATCACCGCGTCCAGCCCCTGCTCGCGCGACAGCGTGCGGCAGTCCTGGAGCGCCTTGCGGTACTTCCTGTCCGTCAGGGGGCCCTTCTCCTGGGCCATGTGGAAGAGCTCCTGGCCGAAGTACGGCAGCTCGGTGGCGCGGTGCTCCTCGTTGTACTTGATGAGGTCCGCGAGCGTGCGCGGGTGCGTCCCCTCCCCCAGCCCGGCGAGGTACGCCTCCAGGTCCGCCTTGAACTCGTAGAGGAGGACCTCGAACTCGGGGCCGTCCAGCTTCGCCGCCGCGGGGATGGGGGCCGGGTCGATGATGGTGGCACCCCGGGCCTTCATCAGCTCGAGCGCCTGCTCCACGAGCGCGTCGGTGGGAGCGTGATAGCCGAAGAAGCGCTCGCGCGGGACGCCGATGCGCGCGCCCTTCAGCCCGTCGGGGTCCAGGAACTTCGTGTAGTCCGCGTGCGCCTTGCCCTGACTCGCTGCCGTGGCCGCGTCCGCCGCGTCGATGCCCACGAGCGCCGACAGGAGCGCCGCGGCGTCCGCCACGGTGCGCGTCATGGGGCCAGCGGTGTCCTGGCTGTGGGAGATGGGGATGATGCCGGAGCGGCTCACCAGGCCCACCGTCGGCTTGAGCCCCACCAGCGAGCTGGCCGCCGCGGGCGACACGACGGAGCCGTCCGTCTCCGTGCCCACGGCCACCGCGCAGAAGTTGGCGGCCGCCGCCACGCCCGAGCCCGAGCTGGAGCCCGACGGCGTCCTGTCCAGCGCGTACGGGTTGCGGCACTGGCCGCCGCGCCCGCTCCAGCCGCTGGAGGACTTCGTGGAGCGGAAGTTGGCCCACTCGCTGAGGTTCGTCTTTCCGAGGATGACCGCGCCCGCCGCGCGCAGGCGCTCGACGATAAAGGCGTCCTTCGAGGGCACCGCGCCCACGAGCGCGAGCGAGCCCGCGGTGGTCTGCATCCGGTCCGCGGTGGCGATGTTGTCCTTGATGAGCACGGGGATGCCGTGCATCGGCCCGCGAGGCCCCTTCTCCTTGCGCTCCTTGTCGAGCGCCGCGGCGATGGCGAGCGCATCCGGGTTGAGCTCGATGACGGACAGCAGCGGGAGGTCCCCCTTGCGGTCCAGCGCGTGGATGCGCGCGAGGTAGCGCTCCGTGAGCCCCTGTGCGGTGTGCTTGCCGGACTTCATCCCGGCCTGGAGGTCCGCGACGGTGGCCTCCTCCAGCTCGAAGGGCCGGGACGCGGGGACCGGGGCCGGGGCGGCGGCGGTCTGCGCCTGCGAGTCCAGCGTGACGAGGGCGGTGGCCGCGGCGGTGCCGCCGAGGAAGGCGCGGCGGCTCAGGCCGGGAGGAGGACTGCCGGAAGCGTTGGGCTTCTTCATGGGGTGCCGCGCACTACAGCAGCGGCGCGCGGACTGTCGCAAGCGGGCCTGCTACCTTGCCGCCCCCGTATGGCATCGAACCTGACCCTCCTGGCCGGCCCTGACGCACTGCGGTTGATTCGTGAGCGGGGCCTGCGTGGCGATGACGTGGACGTCGTTCCCGGGGCGTCGGGGGGCCCGAAGTGGCTGGTGCTGGCCGGTCTGGACCGCGCCCTCTTCGCCGGACTCTTCATGGGCCGGACACGGCCGCTGCACCTGATTGGCTCGTCCATTGGAAGCTGGCGGCTGGCGTGCGTGGCGCAGGAGGACCCGGTGGCGGCGCTGCACCGGTTCGAGGCGGCGTACATCGACCAGCGCTACCCCGCGAAGCCCCCGCCGTCGCTGGTGAGCGAGACGAGCGCGCACATCCTGGGCGCGCTGCTGGGCGACGAAGGCGAGGCGCAGATCCTGAACCACCCGTGGGCACGGCTGCACGTCGTGACGGCGCTGTGCCGTGGGCCGGTGGGCGTGGAGCACCCTCGCGTCCAGATGCTGGGGCTGGCGCTGTGCGCGATGGGGAACCTGGTGAGCCGACGGACGCTCGGGCTGCACATGGAGCGCGTCATCTTCCATACGGCGGGCGACAGCAGCCCGTTCGCGGGGCTGAAGGATTTGCCCTCCGTGCACCTGCCGCTGACGCGGGAGAACCTGCGCCCGGCGCTGCTGGCCTCGGGCTCCATTCCGCTGGTGCTCAGCGGCGTGAGGATTCCGGGCGCGCGGCCGGGCGTGTACCGGGACGGCGGCGTGCTCGACTACCACCTGGACCTGGACTTCGGCCCGGGCGAGGGACTGGTGCTCTACCCGCACTTCTACCCGTACGTGGTGCCGGGCTGGTTCGACAAGTCCCTGCGCTGGCGGCGCGCGCGCCCGGCGAACTTCCGCAGGGCCCTGCTGATTGCGCCCTCCCCCGAGCTGCTCGCACGGCTGCCCGGAGGGAAGATTCCGGACCGCATCGACTTCGAGCGGCTCAGCGACACGGCGCGCATCCGCGCGTGGAACCAGGTGGTCTCCGAGAGCGAGCGCATGGGCGACGAGCTGCTGGAGCTCATCGCCACGGGGCGCGTCGCGGAGCACGTGCGGCCGCTCTGACCACAAAAGACTGGCGGCCGGCCCCTCGAAACAAGGAACCGGCCGCCAGGGATTTCCAAAGCTCAGGTTCGAACCACCGGACCCGGACCCTTCAGCCGTCCGGGCCTGGAGGCGGCCTCCTCCACCCCGAGGGGCGGAGGAGGCGCCTTACGTCTCAGGCCAGCGTGTTGCGCCGACGGCGCAGCAGGCTGAGGAGCGCCAGGCCGAGCATGCCGACCGGGGCGCCCGCGCCCGTGGAGGAGCAACCACCGCCGGTGTCAGGCGTGGCCGTGGTCTCCACGGTGACGGAGTGCGAGCCGCCGCGAGCATCCGTCACGGTCAGCTTGAAGCTGAACGTGGCGCTGTCGTCGTCGAGCTCGGGCACGTCCACGCTCAGCACCGCCTGGTTGGCGCTGCCCAGCGTGACGGACGGGCCACCCGTCTGCTCCCACTTGTAGGTGATGGCGTCACCATCCGGGTCGCTGGAGGCCGAGCCGTCGAGGGTCATCGACGTCTGGTCGCCAGAGAGGATGATGCGAGCCTTCGCCACGGGGACGACGTTGTCGGTCTGCGTGACAGTCACCGTCACGGTGGCCGCGTCGCTGGTGAGCGAACCGTCGCTCACCACCAGGCGGAAGGTCAGCTCCGTGTTCGCCCTCACGTCGGGCGCGGTGAAGGACGGCGTGGCCGTGTCGGCCCCCGCCAGCGTCACCCACGGGCCACCCACCTGCGTCCACTGGTACGTCAGCGTGCCGCCATCGGCGTCGGCGCTCGCGCTGCCGTTGAGGCTGACGGAGGCCTTGCCCTTGGCGGACACCGCCTCACCCGCGTTGGCCACGGGCGCCCGGTTGACCTGGCGCACCGTCACCGCCACGTCGTGGCTGGCCGAAAGCTCACCATCGCTCACCGTCACGCGGAAGGTGAACTCGGTGTCGGCGGTCACCTCGCCCGTGGCGAAGGTGGCCGTCGCGGAGTCAGCGCCCGAGAGCGTGACCTCCGGACCGGACACCTGCGTCCAGGCGTAGGTCAGGGTGTTGCCGTCCGCATCCGAGGCAACGGCCGCGAGGGTCGCGGTGCTGCGCTCGTCGACCACGACGGCAGAGGCCGTCACGGTCGGAGCGAGGTTCACAGGGTTGATGGACACCGACACGGTGTCGCTGGTCGTCAGCGCGCCGTCGCTCACCGTGAAGAGGAAGGTGAGCGTCTCACCGGTGGCCGTCTCCGGCGCGGTGAAGAGGGCCAGCTCGGTGTCCGCGCCGGACAGCCCCACCGGGGTGCCAGACGTCTGCACCCAGGAGTAGGTCAGCGCGTCGCCGTCCGCGTCGCTCGCGGAGCCGCTCAGACTCACCTGCGTACGCTCATCCGCGGAACCATCCACACCCGCGTTCGCCGTGGGCGCGCGGTTGGCGTTGCGCACGGTCACCGCCACGTCGTGGGTGGCAATGGCCGTCCCGTCGCTCACCGTCACGCGGAAGTTGAGAACGGAGTCGGTGGTCACTTCCGGAGCGGTGAAGGAGGCCGTCGCCGTGTCGGCGTTCGACAGCACCACCGCCTCGCCCGTCAGCTGCGTCCAGGCGTAGGTCAGCGTGTCACCGTCCACATCCGAGGCAGTGGCCGACAGGGTGGCCGTGCTGCGCTCGTTCACCGTCACCGGCGCGGCCGTCACGGTCGGCGCGTGGTTGCTGGCGTTCACCGACACGTTCACCGTGTCGCTGGTGCTCAGCTGGCCATCGCTCACCGTCAGGCGGAAGGACAGCGTCTCGTTGCCGGCCGAATCCGGCACCGTGAAGGTGGCCGTGGCGGTGGTGGCACCGGACAGCGCAACCGAGGTACCGGAGATCTGCACCCAGGTGTACGTAAGGCTGTCACCATCGTCGTCGCTCGCGGAGCCGCTCAGCGTCACGGGCTGCAGCTCGCTCGCCGCGATGTCCACACCCGCGTTCGCCGTGGGAGCGCGGTTGATGTTGCGCACGTTCACCGTCACGTCCTGGGTGGCCGTGGCCGTGCCGTCGCTCACCGTCACGCGGAAGGTGAGCACAGCGTCAGCGGACACCTCGGCCGTGGAGAAGGTGGCCGTCGACGTGTTGGCGCCCGAGAGCGTCACCGCGGCGCCGGACAGCTGCGTCCAGGCGTAGGTCAGCGTGTCGCCATCCGCATCCGAGCCCGTGGCCGAGAGGGTGGCGGTGCTGCGCTCGTCGACAGCGACGGAAGAAGCCGTCACGGCCGGCGCGCGGTTCACGTTGTTGATGTTGATGCTCACCGAGTCGTTGACGCTGATCCTGCCGTCGCTGACCGCGAGGCGGAAGGTGAGCGTCTCACCGGTAACCGTCTCCGGAGCGGTGAAGGTGGCCGTCGCGGTGTTGTAGTTGCGCAGCGCCACCGCCGTGCCGCTCGTCTGGGTCCACAGGTAGGTCAGCGCCTCGTTGTCCGCGTCGCTGGCGGAGCCGGAGAGCGTGACGTTGGTGCGCTCGTCGGCGACGCCGTCGAGGCCCGCGTTGACGGTGGGCGCACGGTTCACCTGGGTGATGCGCACGGTCACCGTGTCGGTCACCGTCGCGGCGCCGTCGCCCACGGTCAGCCGCAGCACCAGGTTGGTGTCGGCGGTCACCTCGGGAGCGGTGAAGGACGGCGTCAGCGTGTTGCCATTGGTGAACGTCACCACCGGGCCGGACACGCGCGTCCAGGCGTAGGTAAGCGCCTGGCCATCCGCGTCGAAGGCGTTACCGGTGAGGGACACCGCCGCACGCTCGTTGACCGTCACGTCCGGACCCGCGGAGATCACCGGAGCGGTGTTCCCGCAAGCGCCGGTGTCCGCGCAGATCTTGATGAACGGCAGGTTGGTGATGCCGGAGAAGGACAGGTCGTCCAGCACCCAGCCCGTGGCGCCGACGGCGTTGTCGGAACCGATGCGGAAGCGGATCTGCACCGTCTTGCCCGCGTACGCCGTCCCCAGGTCCAGGGTGGCGGAGTGGAACGTCGGGAAGTCGACCAGGCTGCCGACGATGGCGCGGCGGCCCTGCAGCGGGTTCAGGTTGCCGGCGTACTCGACCAGCTCGCCCGTATACACGGCATCGCCGATGTCGACCCACGTCTGACCGCCATCCTCGGTGAGCTCGATGACGGCGCCGTCGTAGAAGCCGGTGACGTCGAACTCGAAGTCATAGGAGTGACGGAAGTTCACGACGAACGGCGCGGTCGCGCTGACGTTCAGCGCGGGGGAGACGAGGCTGAAGTCGACCGGGCCGCCCACGTCCTCACCGTAGAAGGCGCGGTTGAGGTCCGTGAACTCGACCACGCCGAACTCGGCGGGGATGAGCTCCGGGTCGAACGGGGTGGTCCACGGCAGGTTGGAGGGCGTGGCCTCCACGGTCTCACTGGTGGTGGCCAGGGGGATTTCGTCGTAGTTGCCCCTGAAGGCCAGCACGTCGGACTTGTCGCCCGGGGTCGCCTGGCGGTCATCCCGGACGGAGAACGCGAAGTCGAGCCGCTGGGCCGTGCTCGCGCCGGTCAGCGACACGGGCAGGGAGACGATGCTCACGTCGCCAATGCCCATCGCCGGGAACTGCGCGGTGCCGCGGTTGCCCACGGAGACGCCCGGGGTGGTCGACAGGACGGTGACGCTGGCGGTGTCGGCGGGCTCGGAGCCGTTGTTGAAGACGACGAAGGTCAGCAGGCCCGTCTCGCCGTTGTCGAGGATCTGGTCCTCGTCACCCGCGTGCGCCGAGTCATCCTCGTAGAAGGCGGCGAGGATCTGCACATCCGAGCCGACGTTGTAGCTCTCCACCACTCCCGCGTGGTCGACCGAGTTGCGGTCCGGAGCCACCGCGCCCACGCCGGCGCCGCGGCGGGCGAAGGCAGCCCACAGGCGCTGGCCGTCGGCCGGGTCGTTGGCCATGGCCGAAGCGATGACGGCGTCACGCGCCTCCAGGTAGGTGGGCGACGACGGCGTCATCTTGTAGCCGTTGACCAGGTAGCTCTTCATCCGGTCCTGCGCCTCCTGGAAGGGATGCGCGCGGAGCAGCGAGACGTAGCACTCCCACAGCATGGAGGCCCAGATCTCGCCGGAGTTGTGGACCTGCGAGTTGAGGCCACCCGGAGCGAAGGGGGCGGTCGTCGGCAGCGCCACACCGTCCATGATGTGGCGGTAGCGCAGCGCGTTCTTGGTGGGGTCCACCGAGTAGGCGCCACGGCGGATGCCGAAGAACGACGAGTCCGGAGAGATTCCGCGCGTCGCGTACTCGGCCATGGCGTACACGCCATTCCAGTTCGCGTTGGACGGGGTGTTGATGTCCTCGGCGCGCACCGTCATGAGCAGGGCGGTGAAGTCACCCCAGCCCTCGCCCATGGCGCGTCCCTGGTTGTTGACCAGGCCGGACGCGTTGCCGATGAGGCGGTTGCTGATGTAGTGGCCCCACTCGTGCGCCACGATCTGGTTGTCGATCGTGCCGTCGACGTTGATGGTCCCCCCGCGGAACATCCGCGCGTTCATGCCGGCGGGAATCGCGGCGCGCACCCGGTTGCCGTCCGCCTGGGTGAGGCGCAGCAAGGGGATGGTGATGGGGATGGTGGACGTGCCACCGATGTCGGTGACGAAGCCCGGCGCGTTGTCGGCGATGATGACGCCGATGGCGCCCACCGCCTGCGCGTTCTCGATCTTCACGTTGAAGGAGCACGTGCCGCGATCGATGAGCGCGATCTTCCCGGCGACGTCGGTCGCGTTGGTGAACGCGGTGCAACCGTCGGTGGTGGACGGGCCGGCGGCGTCGGACGCGTCCAGGGCGGCGATCACCGCACCCGTGGCGTCGAACGTCTGCGGACCCATGGTGGCCGCGATGCCCACCTGGAAGTCACCCGCGGCGCTGTTGGGCGGGTTCACCGTCAGGCGCGCGTTGCGCGGGCCGGTGAAGAGGTACATCTGCATGCGCGGGGACAGACCGTCCGCCGGCGTGGACATGTTGGCGTTGTTGGTGCCGCTGTAGTCCTGCGCCTGCGCGCGGATGGCGTCGTTGCCCAGGCCGCCGCGACCGAAGTTGTCGGTCTGCGCGTTGCCCGCGGCCTCGTCGAAGCCCGCGTCGTAGAACCAGTCGTGGAGCCAGTTGTTCATGAAGAACAGGCTCGTGGTGGCCGCGGAGATCTGCTCGGCGTTCGCGTTCGGCTGGATGTCGAACAGCATCGTCCGGTCGAACACGCCCGGCGCGGTGACGGTGGGACGCAGGTCACCCGCCTGGTAGTTGTCCGGGGCGACGAGGTCCGCGTACGCGTCCACGTTGTTGCCCGTGGTCACCGTGGCGCCATCCGGGAGCCAGGGGTCATTCTGGCTGTAGGGGGCGCTCTCGAGGGTGACGAGGGCGGGCGCGACGTACGCCGGGCGGTAGCCGTCCGGGTTGCCCGTGGGGTGCGGCGTGGAGCCGACGGCGCCCGTGGGGCCGTCGTGCGGGATGTACGGCGGAGTGGTGTCGGCGAAGACGCGGTAGCTGAACTCCGCGTGCGACGTCAGGTTGTTGCGCATCAGCACGCGGCCGTCGAGCGCGGAGATGACGTACCCGTAGAAGTCGGAGTCCGGGCTGTCGGCGCGGCCGGTGTTGAGCTCCACGTAGTACGCGGGTACCAGCGTGGTGGGCAGCGAGTAGAGAACCTGCTTCGCGCGCGCCGGGATGAGGAGCCCCTCATCCAGGGGGCGGGCGTAGGAGGCCAGCTCGAAGTGCGTGTACTTTCCGGCGTTCTGCGCCTTCACGTTCTTGAGCAGGCTGCCGTCCAGCTCGTTGCCGGTGAGGTCACGGTACGCAGCGGCGACGGCCGAATTGGCCGACAGCTGGAACCGGGCGCGCGGCGAGGCGGTGTTGTTGACGTGCTGGGAGATGCCGCCGGAGATGGCCACCAGCTCGTTGTTGCGGTTGAGCAGGAGGTTGAGGTTCTGGCGGAAGACCTCGACGCCGCCCGACTCCTGGGCCAGCGTGACGACCTTGACGCCCTGACGGTTCTGGCTGACGTTGACCACCCGCGCGCCAGCAGCCTCGAAGGAGCTCACTCCATAGAGAGCAGCGGCGTCCGCGATCTGCGCCAGAGCGGCCTGCTCGGGCGCCATGCTCGCGAACTGGGAGCGCAGCTTCGTCTGATCCGCGCTCTTCTTGGCCCAGACGAAAGTGGGGGAACCGGTGCGCTCGTCACGATGAGCGGCGCGGGGACCCTTGTAGTCCACAGGCTTGAAGCCAGCGGCAACTCGACCCGCGGGCTTCGCGTCCTGCAGTGCATCGTAATTCGGCAACGTCCGGGCAACTGCGCTGGTTCCGGACAGCACCAGCGACAGGCCAGACAGCGTGGCGACCAACCTTCTCACGTGGGGGAGCTCCCTGTTTACTGCGGCGGGGTGGGAGCCACCTTGCAACCTGGTCGGGTGTCCCGGCACCATCGCCGGAACGCCAGGTTTCCTGTGGGAGGCCCCCAAGGCGACGGACTGTCGCCTGTTGAAGAGATTAGTGCCCTTACTGATGTAGGTTGAAAGGCGACACGGTCACATTTTCCCAGCGCAACGCAGAATTCCGTGGTTACGGCAGGTTATGGCCGAAATCGGGAGGAAAAATGCGGTGGATGCGAAGCGCCGTCGGGCCCGTGTTGGCGGGAGTTGGCCTGCTTCTGCTCAACGCGGCCTGTCGGGGCACCGCGGAGACGGCGCCCGGGACGGGTGGGCGCAACGGCCACGTGACGGATGGCGGAAGCGCCGCGGCGTTCCAGGACGTGAGGCGTTGGGATGCGGGGGTGCAAGCGCGCCAGAGGCCACCGCCTGCCCCGGCTCAGTCGCCCGACGGCGGCGCGTGTCCTGGAAGACAGCAGCCCTGCTGCGATGGGACGTGCGGCACGGAGTTGCAGTGCG includes the following:
- a CDS encoding amidase translates to MKKPNASGSPPPGLSRRAFLGGTAAATALVTLDSQAQTAAAPAPVPASRPFELEEATVADLQAGMKSGKHTAQGLTERYLARIHALDRKGDLPLLSVIELNPDALAIAAALDKERKEKGPRGPMHGIPVLIKDNIATADRMQTTAGSLALVGAVPSKDAFIVERLRAAGAVILGKTNLSEWANFRSTKSSSGWSGRGGQCRNPYALDRTPSGSSSGSGVAAAANFCAVAVGTETDGSVVSPAAASSLVGLKPTVGLVSRSGIIPISHSQDTAGPMTRTVADAAALLSALVGIDAADAATAASQGKAHADYTKFLDPDGLKGARIGVPRERFFGYHAPTDALVEQALELMKARGATIIDPAPIPAAAKLDGPEFEVLLYEFKADLEAYLAGLGEGTHPRTLADLIKYNEEHRATELPYFGQELFHMAQEKGPLTDRKYRKALQDCRTLSREQGLDAVMAKHRLDALVAPTQAPPGLIDLVNGDHWLGSSSTPAAVSGYATLTVPVGYVFGLPVGMSFIGRAWSEPTLLKLAYAYEQASRHRRPPTFAPTADLRLKAAT
- a CDS encoding myxosortase-dependent M36 family metallopeptidase; the encoded protein is MRRLVATLSGLSLVLSGTSAVARTLPNYDALQDAKPAGRVAAGFKPVDYKGPRAAHRDERTGSPTFVWAKKSADQTKLRSQFASMAPEQAALAQIADAAALYGVSSFEAAGARVVNVSQNRQGVKVVTLAQESGGVEVFRQNLNLLLNRNNELVAISGGISQHVNNTASPRARFQLSANSAVAAAYRDLTGNELDGSLLKNVKAQNAGKYTHFELASYARPLDEGLLIPARAKQVLYSLPTTLVPAYYVELNTGRADSPDSDFYGYVISALDGRVLMRNNLTSHAEFSYRVFADTTPPYIPHDGPTGAVGSTPHPTGNPDGYRPAYVAPALVTLESAPYSQNDPWLPDGATVTTGNNVDAYADLVAPDNYQAGDLRPTVTAPGVFDRTMLFDIQPNANAEQISAATTSLFFMNNWLHDWFYDAGFDEAAGNAQTDNFGRGGLGNDAIRAQAQDYSGTNNANMSTPADGLSPRMQMYLFTGPRNARLTVNPPNSAAGDFQVGIAATMGPQTFDATGAVIAALDASDAAGPSTTDGCTAFTNATDVAGKIALIDRGTCSFNVKIENAQAVGAIGVIIADNAPGFVTDIGGTSTIPITIPLLRLTQADGNRVRAAIPAGMNARMFRGGTINVDGTIDNQIVAHEWGHYISNRLIGNASGLVNNQGRAMGEGWGDFTALLMTVRAEDINTPSNANWNGVYAMAEYATRGISPDSSFFGIRRGAYSVDPTKNALRYRHIMDGVALPTTAPFAPGGLNSQVHNSGEIWASMLWECYVSLLRAHPFQEAQDRMKSYLVNGYKMTPSSPTYLEARDAVIASAMANDPADGQRLWAAFARRGAGVGAVAPDRNSVDHAGVVESYNVGSDVQILAAFYEDDSAHAGDEDQILDNGETGLLTFVVFNNGSEPADTASVTVLSTTPGVSVGNRGTAQFPAMGIGDVSIVSLPVSLTGASTAQRLDFAFSVRDDRQATPGDKSDVLAFRGNYDEIPLATTSETVEATPSNLPWTTPFDPELIPAEFGVVEFTDLNRAFYGEDVGGPVDFSLVSPALNVSATAPFVVNFRHSYDFEFDVTGFYDGAVIELTEDGGQTWVDIGDAVYTGELVEYAGNLNPLQGRRAIVGSLVDFPTFHSATLDLGTAYAGKTVQIRFRIGSDNAVGATGWVLDDLSFSGITNLPFIKICADTGACGNTAPVISAGPDVTVNERAAVSLTGNAFDADGQALTYAWTRVSGPVVTFTNGNTLTPSFTAPEVTADTNLVLRLTVGDGAATVTDTVTVRITQVNRAPTVNAGLDGVADERTNVTLSGSASDADNEALTYLWTQTSGTAVALRNYNTATATFTAPETVTGETLTFRLAVSDGRISVNDSVSININNVNRAPAVTASSVAVDERSTATLSATGSDADGDTLTYAWTQLSGAAVTLSGANTSTATFSTAEVSADAVLTFRVTVSDGTATATQDVTVNVRNINRAPTANAGVDIAASELQPVTLSGSASDDDGDSLTYTWVQISGTSVALSGATTATATFTVPDSAGNETLSFRLTVSDGQLSTSDTVNVSVNASNHAPTVTAAPVTVNERSTATLSATASDVDGDTLTYAWTQLTGEAVVLSNADTATASFTAPEVTTDSVLNFRVTVSDGTAIATHDVAVTVRNANRAPTANAGVDGSADERTQVSLSGSASDADGDALTYSWVQTSGTPVGLSGADTELALFTAPETATGETLTFLFTVSDGALTTSDTVSVSINPVNLAPTVTASAVVVDERSTATLAAVASDADGNTLTYAWTQVSGPEVTLSGADSATATFATGEVTADTEFTFRVTVSDGELSASHDVAVTVRQVNRAPVANAGEAVSAKGKASVSLNGSASADADGGTLTYQWTQVGGPWVTLAGADTATPSFTAPDVRANTELTFRLVVSDGSLTSDAATVTVTVTQTDNVVPVAKARIILSGDQTSMTLDGSASSDPDGDAITYKWEQTGGPSVTLGSANQAVLSVDVPELDDDSATFSFKLTVTDARGGSHSVTVETTATPDTGGGCSSTGAGAPVGMLGLALLSLLRRRRNTLA
- a CDS encoding patatin-like phospholipase family protein — translated: MASNLTLLAGPDALRLIRERGLRGDDVDVVPGASGGPKWLVLAGLDRALFAGLFMGRTRPLHLIGSSIGSWRLACVAQEDPVAALHRFEAAYIDQRYPAKPPPSLVSETSAHILGALLGDEGEAQILNHPWARLHVVTALCRGPVGVEHPRVQMLGLALCAMGNLVSRRTLGLHMERVIFHTAGDSSPFAGLKDLPSVHLPLTRENLRPALLASGSIPLVLSGVRIPGARPGVYRDGGVLDYHLDLDFGPGEGLVLYPHFYPYVVPGWFDKSLRWRRARPANFRRALLIAPSPELLARLPGGKIPDRIDFERLSDTARIRAWNQVVSESERMGDELLELIATGRVAEHVRPL
- a CDS encoding DUF1330 domain-containing protein; the protein is MAVDPNRADIQRFVQEDPGGPVVMLNLVRFKEGGRASYAEYASAVMPFLLKAGGQPLYAGDGSTALVAESGQSWDAVLLVRYPSRAAFLQMVEDPEYQRISHLRTAALQEAVLQATSPWATSPKP